gaggaggaagaggaagcccTGGATGAATGGATCGAGGTGATGGAGAAGGGGTTACCTCTCTCCCTCATCGCCACCAAAGGAGGCATCGAGTCTCTCATTTCCCTCCGCTCCACTCTCATTGAAGGACAAAGGAAAGGGGCACAAAGTAGGTTCCAGGAGCACCTGGCAGGGGAGCTGGGTGGGGCAGATGCCATCTCAAGGAAAGAAGTCACACACCAGGGTCTGTGGGAGTCTTTCTGATTCTCCTCCATAACAAAAGCTTTAGCTGAGATGGATGGTCGGTGGTAAGAGGTTGGGGTGGTGGACCCAAGCTGAGAAGTGAGCAGTTCTGGGCTGTCCCTCAGGGCTGAAGGAAGGTGTGATGTGGAGACAGGTCCTCGTTGGTGGTCCCTGGAGCTGTGGCCTCGTGTAGGTTCTGGGGAACAAGGCTGGAAGGTCAGAAAGGGTGGAGTTTATAGCTAGAGCTAGCGGAACATCCTTTCCTTAAACCAAACCCAGATGCAGAGCCAAGCAGTCTGGTGAGACTCAGCTGGAGGCCCTTCTAGAACCTTCTCGATTGTGGCTACTCCAGAAGTAGCCAGTCAGCAACATGGCTCAACCTTGAAATATCACTTCTCTCAGCACTAGAATGGGCCCGGATTATCTAACTGCcacattttgtagatgagaacaTTGAAGCTCAGAGGAGAGAAGGATCCACTAGGAAAGCCTGTGGCAAAACTAGGCCCCACGCATAGGTTTTCTGGCTTCTCAATCTTACTCGAGAGCATGGGCTTCGGAGTCAGAcaaacctgagtttgaatcccaatttctagctgtgtgactttgggcaagttacttcctctctctgaacctcactttcctcatatGCAAAGTGAGGAGAGCATTGTCTTCCTTACAGGGTTGCACATGGTGTGAGGCATCTGGCACCGTGCTCAGAACACACACTCAGGGCTTAATAAACAAGAGCTGACATTATCATTTTACCATTGATTTTCATGGCCAGGTTCCTTACCAGTTAAGCAAGGTCGatagctgggggagggaggaagcaaggaAAGGTGGAGGAGAAGGAGACAATGTCTCCTACTATCCTTGTCATATTATGTCTTGAAATATAGTTATTTGTTTACTTGATTTATTTCCTTGCTAGGTTATACATTTCTGGAGGGCAAAGgctgtgtcttattcatttttttagggattagttattgagcactttctaggTACCTGGTACAGTGCTTGGTACTAAACATGCATAATCTACTTACGTCCCATGAAGTAAATgctatgattatccccatttttcagaaatAGAGGTGCTGAGAAGTTAGGAAACTTGCCTGAGGCAAGTGGTAGGGATGGGATTCAAGCCCGAGTTATCTGACTCTAGAATCCATGCTCTGAACCATTAGAGCATATGGCCTCTCTGACAGTATTAGCTAAATGCTGGCTTGATTTCAGTGTCATTTAATTTCCATATTGCCTTTAGCCCCTCATCCAAAGTTAGCCAGTGTTTTGTCTGCCAGTGATGTTCACTGAATGAGAAATGAATGGATGCTCCAAGATAATCCCTCCAGCAGCTCTACACCTAGTAGATCCAAGGGGATACAGCTATGACCATGGACCATCCCTGAGGAGCTGAAGTCTGCATATGAATGGGTTTGAACACAAAGTGCACAATCGGTGTTTATGTACATTTTCCTGCTTTCATCAAAATATCATAGGAGTTCATGACCCccaaaatggaaaaagacattagtcattataaaagaatataaaccaCTGCAGGACCACGTGATAAATTCTCTACAAACACAGTCCAGTGGTAACAGGAAAGGGAAATACAACTTCCCAGGTGATCTAGAGTCTAAGTGCCAGGTGGGCTTCCAGAATTTAGATAGTTGGCAATAGGTAGCCAAACAGAGATATTGAGACTGGGAAGTAGCGTGATTAGAAAAATCACTCTACTCCAGGGAAATATGGAGGATCAGCAGTGTGTTGAATTGGGTTGAACTGGATCAAATTGGTCCAGACCCCTCTGGGTCCTGCAGGTGCTGTGGAGCTGACAGACCCTGACAGGTAAGCTCTGAGCCCAGCAGAGATCTCTCCTGACAATATCTCCCCTGGCCTCATATAATGCCCCAGCTCCTTATTGCCAAAGCCCTAAGAAGGTTGGATGGGAATTTGGCCAAGCAGGGTGTGGAGAATCAGTATAATCCTTGGATCCATGGGAGTTTATTGCCTTTGTTCTCTCCACCTCTCCTAGTGTCCAAACACACCTTCTGGCAGGGCTGGCGGGAACAAAGCCCACAAAAAGTGACATCCTGCCCTCAGCCACTGAGCCCAGAGCAGATGCTCCAGGACAAGCACACTACCTGCATAAGGGTCTCCGAGGTGAAGTCCATGCTGCAGGAACTCCTGGACTCCACGATGTTCAACCAGGGCCATCAGGTACATGTCTGCTGTGGTCAAGAACCTCAACAAGGCCTTGATGCTCCAGCACAAGGAGAACAGAAGCCTGGAGGCCAAATACAGGCACCTGAAAATAGAGATGACCAAAGAACTCAGCAGCCAGAGGCTGTATTTCCAGAAGTCCCTCCAAGTCCTCAAGAGTAAGAGAGATGCCCTACTAAAGCAGGTAGAAATTCTAGGGGGAAAGTACCATGACCTTCTCCTGAGGAAGCGTGCCTTAGAGTTCCAGCTGAACAAGGCTTAGTCTGCTAGAGGTCAAGCAGAATACTCAGTCAAGATCTTGGTTGACTCGCCAGCCCCTGCCAAGAAAGAGGCCCTCCGAAAGAAAGAAACAGTCATAGAGGAAACCCAACAGGAGCCCAAGAAGGAGGAGCAGTTTTCACCACTCTCCCCAAGTCGCCTGGCCATGACCTGGGAGAGTAGCGCTAGGCCTTCCACATGTCAACCACTTTCCACCATGACTGTGCATTCAAGGACTGCAGATGTGTACAGCAGCAAGGACACTGAAAATCTTCAGCCTGTGTTGCCATCCTCCGTGGATCACAAGTTTCCTAAGAAATGGGAAAGACCGTCAGCAGAAAGCCCAGGCCACAAAGTCAAAGACCAGAAGGACTTCTTCCAGGAAGTgacccaggagaaggaaggaCTCCAGATGAAGTCCCATTTTCAGAAGCAGCTGTCCCCAGAGAGCTCTAGGAAGGTGGCCTTGGAGAGCAAGGCAGAGCACTGGGAAGAGGAACTCAGCTGGGAGAGGCGAAGGCAGCAGTGGCTGGAGGAGGAGATGTGGCTGCAGTGGCAAGAGAAGTGGGCCCTGCTGGAGCGGGACACCGGGAGAAGCAGCGGCAGTGGGAGCAGGGGGAAGCAGCAAGGGGGTGGCAGCGGAGATTGGCCCAGGAGCAAGGGGGCCCATGGAGGGGGCCAGAGCGGACAGGAGAGGACGTGGAGAGAATGGGCTTCATGCCCACCAGTCGATGGAGGGACTTGGAGGAGGCATCACTGGCACCTCCCTCAAGCCAGGCCCAATCTGCTCACCAAGGCAGGAGGCCACACTTGCCCAGGTCCCCTAAGACCCAGCAGCCTGCCCCTGGAAACCAGAGGACCATGAGTTCAGCTGAGTTTACTCAGAAACCACGGGCCCGCGGTGTTCCCACGAAGCCCAAGAAGACGGCCTCCCTTCCTGTCACGGGGACATCCCTCCGAGAAGTGGCCCAGCCCCC
The Globicephala melas chromosome 10, mGloMel1.2, whole genome shotgun sequence genome window above contains:
- the FAM186B gene encoding LOW QUALITY PROTEIN: protein FAM186B (The sequence of the model RefSeq protein was modified relative to this genomic sequence to represent the inferred CDS: inserted 3 bases in 2 codons; substituted 2 bases at 2 genomic stop codons), translated to MEKDKPLLLVTPVSVKAIISRIEAAQLTRAQERRDYSQPASPTLSPSDSLTYEIRNRKSEEEEEALDEWIEVMEKGLPLSLIATKGGIESLISLRSTLIEGQRKGAQMSKHTFWQGWREQSPQKVTSCPQPLSPEQMLQDKHTTCIRVSEVKSMLQELLDSTMFNXRAIRYMSAVVKNLNKALMLQHKENRSLEAKYRHLKIEMTKELSSQRLYFQKSLQVLKSKRDALLKQVEILGGKYHDLLLRKRALEFQLNKAXSARGQAEYSVKILVDSPAPAKKEALRKKETVIEETQQEPKKEEQFSPLSPSRLAMTWESSARPSTCQPLSTMTVHSRTADVYSSKDTENLQPVLPSSVDHKFPKKWERPSAESPGHKVKDQKDFFQEVTQEKEGLQMKSHFQKQLSPESSRKVALESKAEHWEEELSWERRRQQWLEEEMWLQWQEKWALLERXHREKQRQWEQGEAARGWQRRLAQEQGGPWRGPERTGEDVERMGFMPTSRWRDLEEASLAPPSSQAQSAHQGRRPHLPRSPKTQQPAPGNQRTMSSAEFTQKPRARGVPTKPKKTASLPVTGTSLREVAQPPLHTSPVTLKGKVYHVDVEAQRKNLQLLTEEDQLGLPHYLRNKVRELTTTAVELNALKLWCLCHKYILYRHFQSLRQEVINQVQVVREAGAAYKAQNLYLFLENVDRLQNLQLQAWTDKQRDLEEKRRECLSSMMTMFPKLQQEWNINLNTPVVTSPKSRKSKPPPSLLRNIHSSSPSCKXHLELFMTKHQQCVPLRMAQ